The genomic stretch GTGGAGTCACGTTTAAAGGCACGCCATTGAACAACATGATGGTACATTTTTCATTTGAATCGTCTTTTAACCATTTTGCAGCATCGCTCATTGCTGTTTTATCAGCTGCGATCTGTTCAAAGGTAACAGGATCCATGAAGTTCCACATTTCGCCATCGTTGTACAAGTATTCCATTTCTACTTCAACGATATCAGCCGCTTCTAGGTTCTCGCCTGATTTGAAAGTTTTTTCCAGAACTTTACCTGATTTAAGGTTACGTAATTTTACGCGGTTAAAAGCTTGGCCTTTACCTGGTTTTACGTATTCGTTTTCCATGATTGAACATGGGTTGCCATCAAGCATAACCTTAAGGCCTGACTTGAAATCATTCGTAGAATAATAGGCCATGACTGGCGCACTCCAAACTTACTAACTTTAATCTATTGATGCTATGGGCTGTTGCGATGTCATTTAGCAAGTCTGACACGAACATTGAGTTGCCACATGCACATTCATTTGATGTTGCGTATTCTAAATGAGCAATACACTTTGCCGCAATGAAAAAATCCGCTTTCACCCACTCAGGCTGTTTAAGTTACAATCAGACATGAAAATCCTTTGTTTATTCATGTCTTGCTCAACGTTAAAATACCATCAGGCGAGCACCAAGATCAGCATAGCTGAATCGCTCTTTATTTTACAGCGCAGTGGATTATTGCGCTTCGGCACAAACTGTTAAACTGCGCCCATCAGGCTTTGTCCTCTCACTTATTATTGTTAATCTTCCGGCATGACGAACTATTTATATCAAGAACAAAACTGGCAATCACAGCTCAGCGACCTGATCACCGATCCCCGCGAACTGCTTGAAGTACTGCAACTTGCACCAGAGCAACTGCTCTCAGGTGCCATCTTGGCATCTGAGCAGTTTAAATTGCGCGTGCCACGCGCTTTTTTGGGAAAAATGCAGACCGGAAACCCTTTAGACCCATTGCTTTTACAAGTGCTGCCCCATCATCTGGAACTGGAAGAGCATCCAGGATTTGTTACTGACCCCTTGGGCGAAGAACAGGCCAATCAGCAACCCGGCGTACTGCACAAATATAAATCCCGTTTCTTGCTGACACTGACAGGTGCCTGTGCTGTACATTGCCGTTATTGTTTCCGCCGGCATTTCCCCTATCAGGAAAATCTGCCTAAAAATGAAGACTGGATAAATATCAAGCAATATCTGGAAAGCCAGCCTGATATTAATGAAGTGATTCTGAGTGGCGGTGATCCACTAACCTTATCGAACCGGAAATTAAAAACCTGGATTGAACGATTAGAATCAGTACCACATCTCAAATTCTTAAGAATACATTCACGAGTTCCTATTGTGATCCCCAACCGAGTCGACGAAGAGCTACTTAGCATGTTAAAAAACAGTAGGCTACGTATTATTCTGGTGGTACACTCAAACCATGCATCGGAGCTGGATGACTTCACTTGCAAGCGTTTAAACCAACTGGTTCAACAGCAGATCACCGTTCTGAATCAGGCGGTTTTATTAAACGGGGTGAATGATTCTGCTCAGGTTTTAGTAGATTTAAGCTATCGCTTGTTTGATGCCGGGGTCATGCCTTATTATTTACATGTACTTGATAAAGTAAAAGGTGCGCATCATTTTGATTTAGCGCCTGACCATATTAATGAGATTTATACAGAAGTTTTAGCGAACCTGCCGGGGTATTTGGTTCCTAAACTGGTTCGAGAAATAGCGGGCGAGAAGAATAAGACACCGCTTTTTGGGGTTTCAACATTTTTGAGTTAAATAATAAAGATGAGCACGCATACTTCAGACATTTTTCAGACACCGACGGAACTTAAACGAGAGCAGTTGAGCTTTTGTCCAACCACTGCCAAGGCTTTGCAGGAATGGGTTGCGGGGATTTCGATTCTACAACTAGGGAATTCATCCAAATCCCTGTTTAATGCCTTATTGGAAGTTTCTGAGCTGAAATGTACAGAAACCCTGCGCTTTGACCTGATTCAGGTCTTACATCCCACCCTTGAAAATGTCTTGACCAGTCTGGAAAAGCATTTCGTCAATCAGGGACTGATCACTTCCGACCGAAATGACCAGATTATTGAGCTGGCCATGCTGCTGCGCAGTCATTTTGCCAAAATTTATATTGATATCGTCAAGCGCTGTAATCATCAGTTGACCCATCAGAAGTTTTCGCTATTTTCTCTGGGTAAAAAGAAGAGCATTCAAACTGCCCGAATGGTATCGATTTATTATGCCCTGCAACAACTCACACTTCTATTATATCAACAGCATATGCTGTATAGCACGCCAGGTCTGGGACAATGGCTGGCTGCCCATCAACTGCTTGAATGTGCAATAGACAACAATTTCTATCAAAGCAATATCAATCAGGTATTAGGCACCCAGCATGAAATCCAGAATATTGCACATGCCTATGCACAGCTGATTTTACTGGATATCTTCAATACTCATCAGATCCGGCCTGCAGAAATTCAGGGCCTGTATCTATGCAGTTTTGACTGGGCCAAACTGGTACAGATCCTGCCGAAGGAAACCACGCTGTCCCGTTATGTGGTCGATGCCAGCAAAGATCATCCGCCGATCTTTAATTCCCATCAAGAGCCACAGTTTCAGCCGAGCTTCTATATTTCCACCCAGAACCTTATGGATCATTTAACGGGCACTCAAAGTAAAAATGCCCAGTATCTGTCGCGGAATGAAAAACTGTTCCTGACCCCTGCACTGCATTTTCATATCTACAATCTGCTCTCGAACAATGTCGAGCGTCGTCATGAACGTTATGAATATTCAGCACAGATCAATATCTGCTTTGGCTTAAGCGTGGCGCATTTTTACCTGTCTAAAGGTAAAAACTTCAACGAAACTCTGGAACTCGAGGCCAATTATAATTTCCAGAGCGAAAGCAGTTTTGTCAGCTCAATGGAAAACGCCATTCCAAGTAGTTTTAGCAGCATCAAGGCGCTCGATCGAGAAACCAAACAGATCCATAGCGCTGAAGTTCTGGATATCAGTGTCAATGGTTACCGGATTAAATGGACTGGTATTACCCCGGCTAACCTGAAAACCGGTGAATTCATTCTGGTTCAGGAAAAAACCCAGAGTCAGTGGCGTGGCGGTGTGATTCGCTGGATCAAGCAGTCCACTGACAAGAGCCTGGAAATCGGACTGGAAATTCTGGCACAAGAACTCTTTCCTTGTGCGGCCTACGCCCGCACTGAACGTCATCATGTCAATTATCAACCCGCACTCCTGGTGAAAATGACGCAACTGGATCAGGTTTCAACCAGTCTCATCGTGTCTGGCTCCCAGATGTTTAGGGAAAAACAAACGATTCATTTACGTCTCGGTCAGGAAGAACTCAAAATCTATCTGACCAAAGCACAACTGATTACGCAGAGTTTCATCCGTTTTGATTATGAATTATTGAATGATCAGGAAGAAGATATGATCGAAAACTTTATCGATCAGCACATGAATGAAAGCAGAAATCATGATTTATGGGAAGCATTGAAGTGAGAAATCCATTATTGTCTAAAAAGTTAAAACGTACTGAAACACGTTTACTGATTATTGATGATAATCAAATTAGATATAACCAAATCCGTGATCTGCTGACCAGTCATGATTATCAGGTCGATGCTGTGCTGCTGGATGATCTGCAGTCTTTTGAAAAACAGCTGAATTTCAAATGGGATCTGCTTATTTTTGGGCGTGCCTACGATCTGAAATACGAACAGGCCTTAGGGATCGTGCGTCTTTCGCAGCAACCTGACCTTCCGATGATTTTGCTTAAACCGGATGATTATCAGGCTGAACAGTATGCGCAATATATCCGTAAAGGGGTATATGACATTCTCAACTTCGACTACTTGGAACGCTTTTATGTGGGACTGGTCCGAGCATTGTCATTTAGCCGTTTGTCACAATCTCAGCAACATTTAATGACTGAGCTGGAAACAGCACAAATTCAGGCACAATCTTTAGTAGACGACAGCAACCGTGCTGTTGCCACCATTCAGGAAGGGATTCATATTCAGGCCAATGCGGACTACCTGAAACTGTTTGGCTTGCAAAATGAAGACGAAATCATTGGCCTACCGCTTCTGGATCTGCTCCAGCCTTCAGATTTGAATGATTTTAAAACCCGTTTCAAAAAGATTTCTCAGGGTCAGTTTGATTTAGGTCGAGTCGAGATTCAGTCTCTGAATCCGCATGTATCCGCATCTAACCCATTAAAACTGGAATTCTTGCCTTCAACTGCTGAAGAAGATGCGGTACAAATTAGCATTGATACCCAATCTCAAACGGTTTCCTCCAATAAGACTCCTGGAAAACCAAGCGTTTTTCATTCACTTAAGCGTGAACTCAATAAGCAGCCTGCACCAGTAAATGCCTTGGTGACTTTCTCTCTTAGCGCTTATGATCCTGAGCTTCTGCAGTCTGACTGGACTACTTTTAGTGGCTACTTTGAAGCAGTCAAAGAGTTCCTCATGGAACAGACCCATATTTCCCTGTTTAAACTGGAATATGATGTTGTTGTAGGTATGTTACAGGCAGATTCCAAAGCAATTCTTGAATCCAAACTGATCAGTTTAAATGCCTTAAGCAAACCGCAACTCATTACAGTGGGACAAAAAACCTTCCCTCTAAATTTGCGCTTGGGCTATGTCATGCTTGAACAGGGTTTACAGGATGAAATGCACTGCAATACGCTGATTGGACAAGCATTCTCGACATCTTTACCTCAAGCAGAAGCTGTACCTGAATTTAAACTCGACATTCCAGCCTCACTGAGCAGTCCAAGCTCTTTAGATATGCCGAGTATAGACTTCAGTGTTGCTGAAACACCAGTTACCAGCTCAACAGTTGCAGCTGTCAGTCCAGCAGTCACCTCTATTCCTAACGCTACACCTTCTATTTTGAAAGCCTTAAGTGAATGTCTAGAACGTGGCGAGATCCATTTAAAGTATCAGCAACTCTATGATAAAGAAGATACGCGTTTATATACCTATGAAGTGACCAGTGGCTTTATTTTTGAGAATAAATGGCAGGATATCTCTAGCCTTTTAGAACTTCATGAAGATGATGAACTGTCCATTAAACTGGATCGCTGGATTCTGGTTGAGGCCAGTAAACAGTTACACAACTTTATTACCCAGTATCCTGATGCAAGCTTAATTGTCAATTTGAACCGTGCCGTGCTATTTAAAGACCGCACCTTCCCGGAATTTATTTCCAAGCTGATTACGATTATTCGCAGTAAAGTGAAGCACCCGCTAATCTTGCAATTCTCAGAAGAAGATATTTTACTGAATCAGCAAGATGCACAAAAATATCTACGCGTATTGCATGAACATGGCGCGCTGATTGCACTTCGTGATTTTGGTCAATCAATGTACAGTCCAAATTTACTGCGCGAACTGGAACTGGATGGTGTCAGCTTACATTCGAGCTTAACCAATATGCTCAATAAAGATACCGAGATTGAGCAACTACAGGAAAAAATTACCAGCTACAATGAAATCAAGCCACTCAATATTCTGATCCGTGAATTAAATGATATGACACTGTTCGCGAATGCCTGGAACGTGGATGCCCGCTTTATTCAGGGGAATTATTTCCAGAAAAAACTTGATCATTTGATTGATGTACAAGATCACTAAGATCTTGTACAAGCCTGTGCATTTAGGAAATCGAATGATAATTTTCTAAATTGCAGGCACAAAAAAAACGGGCTTAAAGCCCGTTTTTTCATTTTGGGTATTAACGTTTAACAGAACGTGACATACCAGCAAAACGTTGTTTGAACTTGTCGATACGACCGCCAGTGTCAACGTTCTTTTGCTTACCAGTGTAGAATGGGTGGCAAGCTGAACATACGTCTAGATAAAGAGTTTCTTTACCAAGAGCTGAACGAGTTTCGATTACGTTACCACATGAACAAGTAGCAACTAAAGTTTCATATTTTGGGTGAATATCGGCGCGCATCGTCGATTACTCCATTAGATTCAAGAAGGTTTAGCTGTCATCGCTATTGATCACTCTCAAATGAGGAAGCAGGAACATCGTTCATGCAGATCAACACCACAACAGACCATTCTTTTGGCCCACCGAGACGGATACCGTCAGAGCTAAGCACAACAAGTGGGCATTATTATACGTGAAACGAATTCAATATGCTAATTATTCTTCAGCTTCTGATTCACTCTCTTTGGCCCACAGATTGGCAATAATCCCGCAGACCATTAACTGAATCTGATGAAAAATCATGATCGGCAGGACAATCATGCCCAGCGGCTGGCCAATAAATAAAATTTGCGCCATCGGCACTCCACTGGCCAAGGTTTTCTTGGAACCACAAAAGAATGCCGTTTTTTGGTCAGCGCGGCTAAAGCCCAGCCAGCGTGGAATATAAAGTGATAATAACATCACAATGGTGAGTAACACCGAGCAAGCCAGCAATAGCAACAACAAGGTACTCAAGCTCACTTCATTCCACAGACCAGCCACTACGGCGCTACTAAAAGCGCCATACACCACCAGTAAAATCGAACCTTGATCGAAAACCTTGACGATTTTTGGCATTTTCATCATTTGTGGATAGATCCATGGACGCAGAATCTGTGCTAAAATAAACGGCACCAAGAGCAGCAGTGTAATCTGGATAATCGAAGAAGTCGGATCAAAACCATGATCAGATTGACCGAGAATAAAAAATGCCACCAATAATGGGGTAATAAACATACCGATCAAATTGGAAAAAGAGGCGCTACATACCGCCCCGGCGACATTGCCATGAGCCACCGAAGTAAATGCGATCGAGGACTGCACAGTGGATGGCAGGAAACACATAAACAGGAAACCCCAATATAGTTCCTGTCCGAGCATCGGTAATAAAATCGGCTTGGCCAAAAGTCCGAGAATTGGAAACAAAGCAAAAGTTAGCGCAAAAACCAAAGTATGCAATTTCCAGTGCATAATGCCTTGCAGCACAGCTTCACGAGACAGTTTGGCGCCGTGCAGGAAAAACAGGATGGCAATCGCTCCTGTCGTCACCCAGCCAAAGACTTCAGCCGCCTGCCCCGAAACTGGCAGCACACTGGCCAGCAAGACCATCACAAACAACAGTATCGTAAACCGATCCAATGCCAAGAACTTAAGCATATCCCTATAATCCCTCAGATTTTATTGTTTGATATAAAAATGCCCGGCTATCTTAACAGATGCCGGGCCGATGCTATGCACTCAGATTGATGTAATATTTTCATCTATACATGAATGCATTTCATATATCTCGCTACGTCACACTTAGTTATTACGTGCATTGTTGTCTTGCTGGATCAGCTCGATCTTGTAGCCATCTGGATCTTCAACAAATGCAATTACAGTCACGCCACCTTTCATTGGGCCAGCTTCACGCACCACATTACCGCCACGCGCTTTAATCTCTTCGCAAGCCTTGTAAGCATCATCAACTGCAATCGCGATATGACCATAAGCATTGCCCAGTTCATAGCTGTCTGTATCCCAGTTATGCGTCAATTCCAGTACGGTGTGATTTTCTTCATCGCCATAACCGACAAAAGCCAGGGTAAAACGGCCTTCTTCGTAATCACGCTTACGAAGCAAAGTCATGCCAAGTACTTCAGTATAGAACTTGAGAGATTGTTCTAAATTGCCTACACGTAACATGGTATGCAGCATGCGCATATTAATCATCCTTCTGTACAGATTGTTGTTGGTGTTCACCGAGCAGTTTTGCGACCCAAACCACCAGAATCAGGATCGGAATCCCGATTAGAGTAGTCATCAGGAAGAAATTCGGATAACCGATATTGGTGACTATAGTACCCGAATATCCGCCTAAAATCTTAGGGGTCAAAGTCATGAGTGAGCTAAAAATCGCATATTGAACAGCGGTAAAAGACACACTGGTCAAGCTCGACAAGAATGCAATAAACGCAGCACCAGCCAGCCCAGCAGCCAGATTGTCGACAATAATAGCAAAATAAAGCCACTTGTCGCTATAAGGTTTAATTACCTTACCACTGACTTCGACTGTATCTGAACTGTTGCCATCCACCACTGCCAAGGGCTGAATATCGACATCCAGATTCTGGGTACTAGCCAACTGATCATTGACCTGATAAACATGCGTGGTTTGCTGAAGTGCCTGATCATCTTGCATCAAGACTGCACTGATAATATGTGCAGGTGACTGAATCAGTTGCTGTGCAGGAATCGCGGCAGTAAATACGCCTTCACTTTCCAGTTTTGCCTCAATATTCTGATCATTGATTTGCAAAACAATCTTTTGATTTTCTTGCAGTGCTTCACCGACATACTGGCCGCGCACCACAATGGTCTTGTCCTGCTCAGCTGCGGTGAGAGTATTGTCACTGGTGATCGGCAGGATCTGTAACTGAGTGCTGCCCTGTTGTGCAGTCAAATATGGCATATTGACCTGCACAGGCGCTTGATTGGTATTATCTGTATTAAGATAAGCGGCTGACACTTGCAGCTGTTTACTCTGCGCCAGCACAGCACTCGATATATCCAGCTTCCAGTAACCCACTTCATCGGTCTCTGCCTGATAAACCTGATTACCGGCTTTAACTTCGACAGCTGCCAGTTTTTCACCAGACTTGACCAGTCCGATAAAAATCAGGTTGGTGGAACAAGCCAGCACGGCACCGACAAACATCAATTTCATGATGTTCATTTTCTGGGCCAATAGACCACCAAGGAATCCACCGACTAAAGAGAAAATCACCCCATAGACTTTAACGGCCTCGGCAATCTGTTCTTTACTGAAATTCAGGTCCTGATAGAACACATTGGAAATGACGCCGGCAATAATATCGGAAACCCGATAAAAACCGACCAGCAATAACAACACCAATGCCAGTTTCAAGCCATAACGTTTAAAGAAATCTGCAACCGGATTGACCCAGGTTTCATAGGCCATTTGCTTGTTAACCGCACCCATTTTTACCAAGCTTGCACCAATCGCAAAGGCCACTGCACCCGAGCCAACAAAGCGCAAAGCTTCAAAACAGAACAAGGCAAAGGTATCTTGAATGGCGAATTGTTCGGTGATGCTGGCCACCAGATTGCCCGAATAGATATAGCTCAAGACAAAACTGATCACCGCCACAAAAAATACGGCGACTAAACGGAAATAATCACTGCGCACATAGTGTTTTCGCACACGGTCAACCTGCGGCTCCCGAATGGACAGTGTGGTGATAATACCGACCAGCATGACAGCAGCCATCGCCAGATAGGTCCATTTCCAGGCATCATAGATATAGTTGCCTTTCGCAGTTCCCAAATAGGCCGCCAGAAACAAGGCACCAGCACCGGCCACAATCATCCCGATCCGGTAACCTGCATTATAGGTGGAAGCCAATACGGTCTGCATCTGGGTTTCCGCCAGCTCAATCCGGTAGGCATCAATCACAATATCCTGCGTTGCTGCGGAGAAACCAAGCAGGACAGCACCGAGCGCCATTTGCTGTAAATGTGTGGCACCCAAAGCCGGATCAGAAAAGGCCATAATGGAAATGGCACAGACAATCAGAATCTGCGCAATCAGCAACCATGCACGACGACGTCCCAGAGCCTTGGTCAGAAAAGGGACAGGAAGTTCATCAATGAGCGGTGCCCAGACGAATTTAAACGAATAGCCCAATGCGGCCCAGCTAAAGAAAGTTACTGCACTTTTGCTGATTCCGGCCTCACCTAACCATAAAGACAGACTGGAAAAAATCAGAAGAATCGGCACACCAGCCGAAAATCCCAAGAACAGCATGATCAATGCACGTCGATCTAAAAATGCTGTAAATGCGGATTTCCAACCCGTCGTTTGTGTTGTCATTGCTTTATTATTTTCCGCAGAAAAACCAATTGCTGCTATTCAATCCTGTAATAGCGTATCTTTCAACAAGATTTATATATTTATCACATTTCCGGTTTTTTATTTTCTGGCAAAAGCGACATGTTGGCTTGAATTTTTCAAGTAAATCTGTATACCTTAACTCTCATCAACGTAATATTTCGTTTTGGATTTTCAACAGTGACCCAGAGACTCGATCAAATTAATTCTTCTATTGCCAGCAACACCAGCACAACTCCACAAAAAATCCGCTCAGATTTACTTATCTCTGCATTTGAACAAAGCGAAATTAAAAATACTCTGGACCATACCCGGTTAACATCCACCCAGCTGACGCACATTCCAAACTTAGAAAAAATTCCTGCGTCAACCAAACGGATCAAGCCCCTGAATAACTTTTTGGGCCAAGATCGCGCACGCGCCTCAGTTGAGGCCGGGATTGCCCTGCCTTATTCCGGCTATAACATTTTTGCTGTCGGTACCGCAGGTCTCGGTAAACGCACCATGGTGAAGCGTTTGCTGCAACAGCACGCCAAAACTATGGAAACCCCGAATGACTGGGTGTACGTCAATAACTTTCAGAACCAGCGTCAACCGATTGCGCTAGAACTGCCCTCAGGTCAGGGCCCAAAATTCCAAGCCATGTTGAATCAAAGCTGGCAAACGATCCTCAAGCAGCTTGAGCGCCGTTTTACTGCGGAGACCTATCACAACCGCATTGAAATGATTCGCCAGGAAACCGGGGATGAGCAGCAGCAGGCACTGATCGAACTGACCAAAGAAGGCGCAGAACTGGATCTGAAGCTAATCTCGCGACATGATGAGCACTGTTTTGTACCTGTACATCTTATTGATGACAAATTACAGGAAATGTCTCAGGAAGATCTGAATGCCTTGAGTAACAAAGATCGTGCCGAACTGGCGTCCAATATGCGCTATATGGATAAAAAGCTGGAACGTCTAGGGCTACATCTGGGTGATCTGGAAGATGATGCACGCGATCGCGTACAGATCCTGAACCGCGATATCGCCAAGCAGGTGGTCTTACCGCGAGTCGAACAGATTCTGGCAAAATTCAAACATGTGGAAGGTCTGGAACATTACCTGAAATACTATGCCGAAGACATTATCAACAATGTCGAAATTGTGCTGGAACAGGAAGAAGATGATTTCACTCCAGCACTGTTCAGTCGCGTTCCGGCACGTTATCAGGCGAATGTGATTATTACGCACAAGCCGAACAGTGGCGCACCGGTGATCTTTGAAGATTTTCCAACGCATTACAACCTTTTGGGTCATGTGGAACAACTGACCCAAAATGGTACGATTACCACGGACTTTACTTTGATTCGTCCAGGTACCTTGCATAAAGCTAATGGCGGCTTCCTGATGCTGGAAGCGGAACAATTGCTGGAACAGCCGTATGCATGGCAAGGCTTGAAGCGCGCGCTTAAATCGGGGCATTTAAAACTGTCTTCACTTGAGCATATGATCACGCTGACCGGCAGTATTTCGATTGAACCTGCCTCAATTCCCCTGAATATCAAGGTCATCTTGCTGGCTGAGCCTGAAATCTATTATGAAATTTTAGAGCTTGAACCAGAGCTAGGCAGCATCTTTAAAATCCGTGCCGATTTCACCGATACATTACAACGTAATGACAATAACGAGCAGGCTTATATGCAGCTGATTGCCGACTATGTGCAATCGGATAAATTATTGCCTTTTGACCGTTCTGCTTTAGCCGCCTTGCTCACAGATTCCAGCCGTCAAGCCGAAGATCAAAGTTCATTGTCATTACATGCTCTGACGCTGGGCGATCTGATCCGTGAAGCACATCATCATGCCTTCCAGGCCGGTGACAAGATGGTTTCAGAAAAACATATCAACACCGCACTGGATCACCGTAAATATCGTCTTGGCTATTTACGTGAACTGTACTGGCAGGATCTGACCCGTGGTACCCAACTGATCGAAACCCGTGGTCATCGTCTGGGCCAAATCAATGCCCTGTCCGTCATTCACTATGCTGATGTTGAGTTTGGTCTGCCTTCACGTCTGACTGCTTCGGTTTACCAAGGTGGCGGTGATATTCTGGATATCGAACGCAGTGTCGAACTCGGTGGCTCCTTACATGCCAAGGGCGTGTTGCTGATGTCGTCTTTCCTGAAAGCACATTTTGGCCGTGAACAGACCTTGCACTTCTCTGCTGCGCTAGCGTTCGAACAAAGTTATGGTCAGGTCGATGGTGACAGCGCCACAGTCGCGGAACTTTCTGCCTTGCTATCTGCCATCAGTCAGTTACCGATTGATCAGTCCTGGGCCATTACCGGTTCCATGAACCAGCTGGGACAAGTACAGCCGGTAGGTGGTGTGAATGCCAAAATTGAAGGTTTCTTTGATGCTTGCAAGTTACAAGGTCTGACCGGAAAACAAGGTGTGATTATCCCGCGTCAAAATATGCAGCATCTGATGCTGCGTAAAGATGTCACCATTGCTGTGGAAGAAGGTCAGTTCCATATTCACGCGATTGATACCATTGATCAGGCGCTGGAAATCCTGATGGCGCGTCCTGTCGGTACCTTGGATAAAAAAGGTCGCTATAGCAAAAATTCAATCTATGCCGCAGTGATGGCACAGCTGGATTATTGGCAAGCGATTGAAGATGGTGCCGAACTGGTCGAAGTACCGAAGAAAAAGAAAAAAAAGAAGAAGAAAGACAAGAAGCAAATCGTCGAGCCACAAACTGAAGTTGAAGCTGATGTTTCGACAGTTGAACAGCCGGATGCAGCGACAGAGGATTAACTCTGACCTTGACCTAAGCAAAAATAGAGACAAAAAAAGCGCTTCTCAATGAAGCGCTTTTTCACATCTGGACTTAATTTAATACAAAATTAAGCATCAACTGCCGGGCTGTACTGTTCAACTAAAGGCTTTAATTCACCTTTTTGGAACATGTCGAGCATGATATCACTACCGCCGATCAACTCACCATTGATCCAAAGCTG from Acinetobacter lwoffii encodes the following:
- a CDS encoding AmpG family muropeptide MFS transporter; protein product: MTTQTTGWKSAFTAFLDRRALIMLFLGFSAGVPILLIFSSLSLWLGEAGISKSAVTFFSWAALGYSFKFVWAPLIDELPVPFLTKALGRRRAWLLIAQILIVCAISIMAFSDPALGATHLQQMALGAVLLGFSAATQDIVIDAYRIELAETQMQTVLASTYNAGYRIGMIVAGAGALFLAAYLGTAKGNYIYDAWKWTYLAMAAVMLVGIITTLSIREPQVDRVRKHYVRSDYFRLVAVFFVAVISFVLSYIYSGNLVASITEQFAIQDTFALFCFEALRFVGSGAVAFAIGASLVKMGAVNKQMAYETWVNPVADFFKRYGLKLALVLLLLVGFYRVSDIIAGVISNVFYQDLNFSKEQIAEAVKVYGVIFSLVGGFLGGLLAQKMNIMKLMFVGAVLACSTNLIFIGLVKSGEKLAAVEVKAGNQVYQAETDEVGYWKLDISSAVLAQSKQLQVSAAYLNTDNTNQAPVQVNMPYLTAQQGSTQLQILPITSDNTLTAAEQDKTIVVRGQYVGEALQENQKIVLQINDQNIEAKLESEGVFTAAIPAQQLIQSPAHIISAVLMQDDQALQQTTHVYQVNDQLASTQNLDVDIQPLAVVDGNSSDTVEVSGKVIKPYSDKWLYFAIIVDNLAAGLAGAAFIAFLSSLTSVSFTAVQYAIFSSLMTLTPKILGGYSGTIVTNIGYPNFFLMTTLIGIPILILVVWVAKLLGEHQQQSVQKDD
- a CDS encoding Lon protease family protein — its product is MTQRLDQINSSIASNTSTTPQKIRSDLLISAFEQSEIKNTLDHTRLTSTQLTHIPNLEKIPASTKRIKPLNNFLGQDRARASVEAGIALPYSGYNIFAVGTAGLGKRTMVKRLLQQHAKTMETPNDWVYVNNFQNQRQPIALELPSGQGPKFQAMLNQSWQTILKQLERRFTAETYHNRIEMIRQETGDEQQQALIELTKEGAELDLKLISRHDEHCFVPVHLIDDKLQEMSQEDLNALSNKDRAELASNMRYMDKKLERLGLHLGDLEDDARDRVQILNRDIAKQVVLPRVEQILAKFKHVEGLEHYLKYYAEDIINNVEIVLEQEEDDFTPALFSRVPARYQANVIITHKPNSGAPVIFEDFPTHYNLLGHVEQLTQNGTITTDFTLIRPGTLHKANGGFLMLEAEQLLEQPYAWQGLKRALKSGHLKLSSLEHMITLTGSISIEPASIPLNIKVILLAEPEIYYEILELEPELGSIFKIRADFTDTLQRNDNNEQAYMQLIADYVQSDKLLPFDRSALAALLTDSSRQAEDQSSLSLHALTLGDLIREAHHHAFQAGDKMVSEKHINTALDHRKYRLGYLRELYWQDLTRGTQLIETRGHRLGQINALSVIHYADVEFGLPSRLTASVYQGGGDILDIERSVELGGSLHAKGVLLMSSFLKAHFGREQTLHFSAALAFEQSYGQVDGDSATVAELSALLSAISQLPIDQSWAITGSMNQLGQVQPVGGVNAKIEGFFDACKLQGLTGKQGVIIPRQNMQHLMLRKDVTIAVEEGQFHIHAIDTIDQALEILMARPVGTLDKKGRYSKNSIYAAVMAQLDYWQAIEDGAELVEVPKKKKKKKKKDKKQIVEPQTEVEADVSTVEQPDAATED